In one Brevibacillus choshinensis genomic region, the following are encoded:
- a CDS encoding efflux RND transporter permease subunit, with protein sequence MIEYIVRKRKITLLFFVMIVLVGFLSFFQLPKQESPDIIINMATVTTIYPGASPEKVEQTVTKKLEEKINELQGLNYISSTSTLGVSSIILETKSGVDPKQKWDELRKKVKDAEADLPADAKQPIINDDLNRTFVQTFAVTADTTDQLYSLRTMLKSWKEQLRTIPNVADVTVEGLPEQEVHIEVDTQKLSQYGLTWGQVLMAVKKENEKIPLGDLTTDKRTYQLKLAETADVEELNQVIISRSQQGYPIYLKDIGTVKLTTESIKAMSYYNGKPSLSVSVNAETGSDVPSLQKRVDAMMVTLGKTLPVWAEKHSIYSQNERVDELFSDLTREMLIAIVAVLLVCTLGLNLITSFVVALAIPISLAVGLLFLPSLGISLNMISIVSLIIVLGILVDDAVVVNDNIERRLSVLGEKPLKAAVKGANEVSISIVTATLATIASFAPLMFLSGNAGQFIRPVPVIISLTMLASMIMSLTIIPIFRQWYEQRRKAGVEGYRKPAGLLGKQLNQLTKWYASKLMPRILRRPLLAGMIGVLIGTAAYGLVPLTPVQLFPNDDRPQFLVNIRVPVGSSIYETDRVVRGVSEWILKQPAIESVASYAGGSAPKMFGGDTGAGSGITVGQLVVRFDEKKAKIDDMMEPWTEEFKKMYPEATILPTQLEAGPPVGKPVVIRLYGEDIETLRSLSAQVKDLVANVSGTYDVQDNFGVERYTLEFVINKQLMEQKLVNYTDLSQTLRLVSEGITVSEFDSGTDLIDIKLFLQKGQEEPALLFQRLSIANARGELIPLSQLAEVKPTFSTQAIPHRDLSRSVTISSDLKGRTATEVMTELKPKLNGISLPEGYRFEIGGETSEQTDIFIDMGKLSILVVFLILILIAMQFYSLTIPVLVMSTVYLAVAGSLIGLFVTQTPLGFMTMMGVISLSGIVVRNGIVFIEFIEEARHAGIELKQAVIQAGEARLRPILLTSMTAVAGLMPLAISGDVLFKPLAVTIISGLLFSTLLTLIVVPSFYTVLTQRKMKKLARKAAKRPDLYGPEAELN encoded by the coding sequence GTGATCGAGTACATCGTACGCAAGCGCAAAATTACGCTTTTGTTTTTCGTAATGATCGTGCTTGTCGGCTTTCTCAGCTTCTTTCAGCTGCCAAAGCAGGAGTCGCCAGACATTATCATAAACATGGCGACAGTCACGACGATCTACCCGGGGGCTTCACCTGAAAAAGTAGAACAGACGGTCACGAAAAAGCTGGAAGAAAAAATCAACGAGCTGCAAGGACTCAACTATATTTCCTCTACGTCTACGCTGGGAGTCTCCTCGATTATACTGGAGACCAAGAGCGGCGTAGATCCAAAGCAAAAATGGGATGAACTGCGGAAAAAGGTAAAGGATGCGGAGGCGGATCTCCCTGCCGATGCGAAGCAGCCCATCATCAATGACGACTTGAACCGTACCTTTGTCCAGACATTTGCCGTGACAGCAGATACGACTGACCAATTGTACAGCTTGCGTACCATGTTGAAGTCGTGGAAAGAGCAGCTGCGCACGATCCCCAACGTCGCTGATGTGACGGTAGAGGGGCTGCCTGAGCAGGAAGTGCATATCGAGGTCGATACGCAAAAGCTGAGCCAGTACGGACTCACCTGGGGTCAGGTGTTGATGGCGGTCAAAAAGGAAAATGAAAAAATTCCGTTGGGTGACCTGACGACCGACAAGCGCACGTATCAGCTGAAGCTTGCGGAAACGGCCGATGTGGAAGAGTTGAATCAGGTCATTATCAGCCGTTCTCAGCAAGGGTATCCGATCTATCTGAAGGATATCGGAACAGTGAAGCTGACGACAGAAAGCATCAAGGCGATGTCCTATTATAACGGAAAGCCGTCTCTATCTGTCAGTGTAAACGCGGAAACCGGAAGCGATGTTCCTTCCCTGCAAAAACGTGTAGACGCCATGATGGTGACACTCGGCAAGACTCTCCCCGTTTGGGCTGAGAAGCACTCTATTTATAGCCAGAATGAACGGGTAGATGAGCTGTTCTCGGATCTTACCCGGGAAATGCTGATCGCGATTGTAGCGGTATTGCTGGTATGTACGCTCGGTTTGAACTTAATTACTTCCTTTGTCGTAGCGTTGGCCATACCGATTTCACTGGCAGTAGGGCTGTTGTTCCTGCCGTCACTGGGTATCTCCCTGAATATGATCTCTATTGTTTCGCTGATTATCGTATTGGGGATTCTGGTAGACGATGCGGTCGTAGTCAATGACAATATCGAGCGCCGCTTGTCCGTCTTGGGTGAAAAGCCGTTGAAGGCGGCCGTCAAAGGTGCGAATGAAGTATCTATATCGATTGTGACTGCTACTCTCGCGACGATTGCCTCCTTTGCGCCGCTGATGTTTTTGAGCGGGAATGCCGGACAGTTTATTCGTCCTGTGCCTGTTATTATTTCGTTAACGATGCTGGCATCGATGATCATGTCCCTCACGATTATTCCGATCTTCCGCCAATGGTATGAGCAACGGCGAAAAGCCGGCGTAGAAGGCTATCGAAAGCCGGCAGGTCTGTTAGGAAAGCAATTGAACCAATTGACAAAATGGTATGCCAGCAAGCTGATGCCCAGGATTTTGCGTCGTCCGCTGCTAGCCGGAATGATCGGGGTCTTGATTGGTACGGCAGCGTACGGGCTGGTGCCACTGACACCTGTACAGCTATTTCCCAATGACGATCGTCCGCAGTTCCTTGTCAATATTCGCGTGCCAGTAGGCAGCAGTATTTACGAAACCGATCGCGTGGTTCGCGGTGTCTCGGAGTGGATTTTGAAGCAGCCTGCAATTGAATCTGTTGCGTCCTACGCAGGTGGCAGTGCTCCCAAAATGTTCGGGGGAGATACTGGAGCAGGCAGCGGGATTACGGTAGGTCAGCTGGTCGTCCGCTTTGATGAGAAGAAGGCGAAAATTGACGACATGATGGAGCCGTGGACGGAAGAGTTTAAAAAGATGTACCCGGAAGCGACGATCCTCCCTACACAGCTTGAAGCGGGGCCACCAGTCGGCAAGCCAGTCGTAATCCGCTTGTATGGAGAAGATATCGAAACGCTGCGCTCCCTTTCTGCGCAAGTGAAAGATCTGGTAGCCAATGTTTCTGGTACGTACGATGTGCAGGACAACTTCGGTGTGGAACGGTACACGCTTGAATTCGTCATCAATAAGCAGCTGATGGAGCAAAAGCTGGTCAACTATACCGATTTGTCCCAGACACTGCGCCTCGTCAGCGAGGGCATTACGGTCAGTGAGTTTGATTCAGGTACGGACTTGATCGACATCAAGCTGTTCCTGCAAAAAGGGCAGGAAGAGCCTGCACTGCTGTTCCAGCGACTCAGTATCGCCAACGCAAGAGGCGAGCTTATCCCGCTATCCCAGCTGGCGGAGGTCAAGCCGACATTTAGCACGCAGGCCATTCCGCACCGCGATTTGTCGCGCAGTGTGACTATCTCCAGTGACTTGAAGGGGCGGACAGCTACAGAAGTAATGACAGAGCTCAAGCCCAAGCTAAATGGCATCTCGTTGCCAGAAGGATACCGCTTTGAAATTGGTGGGGAGACCTCGGAGCAGACCGATATCTTCATCGATATGGGCAAACTGTCTATTCTCGTCGTGTTCCTAATCCTGATTTTAATTGCCATGCAGTTCTACTCGCTCACTATTCCGGTGCTGGTCATGAGCACGGTCTATCTCGCGGTGGCGGGAAGCCTGATCGGACTGTTTGTCACGCAGACACCGTTAGGCTTCATGACCATGATGGGCGTCATTTCTCTCTCCGGAATCGTCGTGAGAAACGGGATTGTTTTTATCGAGTTTATTGAAGAGGCTCGACACGCAGGGATTGAGCTGAAGCAAGCAGTCATTCAGGCGGGAGAGGCGCGTTTGCGGCCGATTCTGTTGACCTCGATGACTGCAGTGGCAGGGTTGATGCCGCTTGCCATCTCGGGTGATGTACTGTTCAAACCGCTTGCTGTCACGATTATATCGGGGTTGCTGTTCTCTACCTTGTTGACCCTCATTGTCGTTCCTTCTTTTTACACCGTATTGACCCAGCGGAAAATGAAAAAGCTGGCGAGAAAGGCAGCAAAGCGTCCCGATCTGTATGGTCCGGAGGCGGAACTGAATTAA
- a CDS encoding efflux RND transporter periplasmic adaptor subunit: protein MKKRWLVSAMMISLLATSACSQTEQQVAAPVKEVKQVVMETVKKEQAIFVSELSGTLQPLEEAVVSFEVGGRVVDLDRNEGDSVKAGDVLARVNAQDYSLQVASSNATVQQTAANLSKVNNGAREQEVTQARLMVEKATTAYQKVQDDFKRIEKLFQEKAISKSEYENAQNGLTLAEKDLQNAQQAYSLVTQGARAEDKDLSRASYNQAVIAKEVASTTLAKAQLRAPISGTIMAKLSSTGTLVSPGTPVYQVGNLDTLKVVLPVPDRDISSWKEGETLSLELYGQKRDAKVAKIFPATNQSTGTIGVEVQLANPKHDWFAGQVVKATKTMKGQEGIYVPVEAVLSRGQNDAHVFVNAGGKAVKTEVTIGQLTNDRLEIRSGLKTGDELIVKGVDRLFDGDPIEAAGGTKP from the coding sequence ATGAAAAAGAGATGGCTTGTTTCTGCAATGATGATTAGCTTATTGGCAACGTCAGCTTGCAGCCAGACCGAACAGCAGGTAGCAGCGCCAGTAAAGGAAGTAAAGCAAGTGGTAATGGAAACGGTGAAAAAGGAGCAAGCCATTTTTGTGTCGGAACTTTCTGGCACCCTGCAGCCACTGGAAGAGGCAGTCGTTTCTTTTGAAGTCGGTGGACGCGTCGTCGATCTTGACCGAAATGAAGGGGACAGTGTCAAGGCTGGCGATGTCCTCGCTCGCGTCAATGCACAGGATTACTCCTTGCAGGTAGCCTCTTCGAATGCGACTGTCCAACAGACTGCTGCCAATTTGAGTAAGGTCAACAACGGGGCTCGGGAGCAGGAAGTCACGCAAGCTCGCCTGATGGTCGAAAAAGCAACGACGGCTTATCAGAAGGTACAGGATGATTTCAAGCGGATCGAAAAGCTGTTCCAGGAAAAGGCGATTTCCAAAAGCGAGTACGAAAACGCACAGAACGGTTTGACACTGGCGGAGAAAGACCTGCAGAATGCGCAACAGGCATACTCGTTGGTCACACAAGGAGCACGCGCAGAGGATAAAGACTTGTCCAGAGCGAGCTACAACCAGGCAGTGATCGCCAAGGAAGTAGCGTCCACGACATTGGCAAAAGCACAGCTGCGTGCCCCAATCAGCGGGACGATCATGGCGAAGCTGTCTTCGACGGGAACGTTGGTCAGTCCAGGAACTCCTGTGTATCAGGTAGGGAACCTCGACACCTTGAAAGTCGTGCTGCCTGTACCTGACCGCGATATTTCCTCCTGGAAAGAAGGAGAGACGTTATCCCTCGAACTGTACGGACAAAAACGGGATGCCAAGGTCGCCAAAATCTTCCCTGCTACAAACCAAAGCACAGGCACCATCGGGGTCGAAGTGCAGCTGGCGAATCCAAAGCATGACTGGTTTGCTGGTCAAGTGGTGAAAGCGACTAAGACCATGAAGGGACAGGAAGGCATCTATGTTCCCGTAGAAGCGGTCTTGAGCAGAGGCCAGAACGATGCACATGTTTTTGTGAATGCAGGTGGAAAAGCAGTGAAAACAGAAGTGACCATCGGCCAATTGACCAATGATCGACTGGAGATTCGAAGCGGTCTGAAAACGGGAGATGAGCTGATCGTAAAAGGTGTGGATCGACTATTTGACGGTGATCCGATCGAAGCTGCGGGAGGTACAAAACCGTGA
- a CDS encoding RluA family pseudouridine synthase: MSRKDWMEYIVTEEDEGMNVEQIVRQKLNVSGRMMQRLTRSKGIQLNRKQPFLQRQVKPGDQVAIRVVERPLERQPQHDTSREKLPTGAPSPSDRATQQASTLPIELLYEDDHLLIVGKPAGMMVHPIKEEQDGTLVHALADLFAQRGEHVSIHPVHRLDKDTSGAILIAKSSYGHQLADRLLREGGIHREYVAVVSGVLPDDRGTIEAPIGRDMKHPTKRKVTEGGDAAITHYEVIERSSYMTMVRVWLETGRTHQIRVHFEHIGHPLAGDTMYGGVRGLLRRQALHASSLTFHHPLRDEKLHCEAPLPTDLKRLIQAEFE, from the coding sequence GTGAGCCGCAAGGACTGGATGGAATATATCGTCACAGAAGAGGACGAGGGAATGAATGTGGAGCAGATCGTTCGGCAAAAGCTGAACGTATCGGGGCGTATGATGCAGCGGCTGACGAGAAGCAAAGGCATTCAGCTCAACCGCAAGCAGCCTTTTTTACAGCGTCAGGTAAAACCAGGCGATCAGGTCGCAATCCGGGTCGTAGAACGACCGCTGGAAAGACAGCCGCAGCATGATACGTCTCGAGAGAAATTGCCGACAGGGGCTCCGTCACCAAGCGATCGTGCCACACAACAGGCTTCTACCCTGCCAATCGAACTGCTGTACGAGGATGATCACTTGCTGATTGTGGGCAAACCGGCAGGCATGATGGTACACCCGATCAAAGAGGAGCAGGATGGTACGCTCGTCCATGCCTTGGCAGATCTGTTTGCACAGCGTGGCGAACATGTGAGCATCCACCCCGTGCATCGTTTGGACAAAGACACATCGGGAGCGATTTTGATCGCAAAAAGCAGCTACGGCCACCAGCTCGCTGATCGTCTGCTCCGAGAAGGTGGCATTCATCGCGAATATGTGGCAGTCGTTAGTGGCGTATTACCAGATGATCGAGGAACGATTGAGGCGCCTATTGGTCGAGATATGAAGCATCCGACCAAGCGGAAAGTGACAGAGGGTGGCGATGCGGCCATCACGCATTACGAAGTGATCGAGCGTTCCTCGTATATGACGATGGTACGTGTTTGGCTGGAAACCGGGCGTACTCACCAGATTCGGGTTCATTTCGAGCACATCGGTCACCCCCTCGCAGGTGATACCATGTACGGAGGAGTGAGAGGGTTGTTGCGCAGGCAGGCACTCCATGCATCGTCATTGACCTTCCACCATCCACTTCGCGACGAAAAGCTCCATTGTGAAGCTCCACTACCTACGGATCTGAAGCGATTGATCCAAGCTGAATTTGAATAG
- a CDS encoding polymer-forming cytoskeletal protein, producing MMNQDNRPDLVIHGSVHASGGVYREVNVQGFGKIKGDVECLDLHCAGHVSIDGDVQATRVKVEGNATVRGAMKVETMEVYGQIDVNGDVDFTELRVDGSAKVHGNISGEEIQLRGFLKSTGDCEAEVFKAKGAFTIGGLLNAGRVEIDLHGGCEAREIGGEHIEVRKAGNSTLNKLIKHIFNNTLSVGTVEGDEIYLEYTRAKVVRGNNIEIGPGCEIDLVEYTGEFRKDNSSQIKEHRMQ from the coding sequence ATGATGAATCAGGACAATCGACCGGATCTGGTCATACATGGTTCGGTACATGCTTCAGGAGGCGTCTATCGGGAAGTAAACGTGCAGGGCTTCGGCAAGATCAAGGGAGATGTGGAGTGTCTTGATCTGCATTGCGCGGGTCACGTCAGCATCGACGGCGATGTGCAAGCTACCAGAGTCAAGGTGGAAGGAAACGCTACGGTGCGTGGAGCGATGAAGGTAGAGACTATGGAGGTCTACGGCCAGATCGATGTCAACGGCGACGTGGATTTTACCGAACTGCGTGTAGATGGTAGTGCGAAGGTACATGGAAATATATCGGGCGAGGAAATTCAGCTTCGTGGCTTTTTAAAGTCGACGGGCGACTGCGAGGCAGAAGTGTTCAAGGCAAAGGGAGCTTTCACCATTGGGGGTCTTTTAAATGCCGGACGAGTGGAAATTGATTTACATGGCGGCTGTGAGGCGAGAGAAATCGGCGGCGAGCACATCGAGGTTCGCAAGGCGGGTAACAGCACCTTAAACAAACTCATCAAACACATTTTCAACAATACGCTGTCCGTCGGTACAGTAGAGGGTGACGAGATTTATTTGGAATACACGAGGGCCAAGGTCGTGCGGGGTAATAACATTGAGATCGGACCTGGATGTGAAATAGATCTGGTTGAATACACCGGAGAGTTTCGCAAAGATAACAGCTCCCAGATAAAAGAACACAGAATGCAGTGA
- a CDS encoding YhbD family protein, which yields MDHDFISKKELLELTGISYGQLYRWKRKSLIPEDWFIRRATFTGQETFFPKEQILARIDKIIHMKDDLSLDELADMFSPNLAGSMIKLEDLTKQNIVSKSALDLFVQHFGTAEAYPFQHILYAYMVERLLVTGEMSLDEGKGLMQVLESHYPHFQGKPCELIFVRKMGISAFALASSASELYFDHSVKVVSRLSVASCLEELKAKLT from the coding sequence ATGGACCACGACTTCATTTCGAAAAAGGAGCTGTTGGAGCTAACCGGCATTTCGTACGGGCAGCTGTACCGGTGGAAAAGAAAAAGCCTGATTCCCGAGGATTGGTTTATCCGCCGCGCTACATTTACGGGACAGGAGACCTTTTTTCCAAAAGAGCAAATCTTGGCCAGGATCGATAAGATCATTCATATGAAGGATGACCTGTCATTGGATGAACTGGCGGACATGTTTTCACCCAATCTGGCAGGATCGATGATAAAGCTAGAGGACCTCACCAAACAAAACATTGTTTCGAAGTCGGCGCTAGATCTTTTCGTCCAACACTTCGGTACTGCAGAGGCATACCCATTTCAACACATCTTGTACGCCTACATGGTGGAGCGTTTACTCGTGACGGGAGAGATGAGCCTGGATGAAGGAAAAGGCTTGATGCAAGTACTGGAGAGCCATTACCCACATTTTCAGGGGAAACCATGCGAGCTGATATTCGTCCGCAAGATGGGTATTTCTGCTTTTGCTCTGGCGTCGAGCGCTTCGGAATTGTATTTCGATCATAGTGTCAAAGTGGTCAGCAGGCTGAGTGTGGCCAGCTGTCTGGAGGAATTGAAAGCAAAACTCACATAA
- the mnmH gene encoding tRNA 2-selenouridine(34) synthase MnmH — protein MHEITVQELLVKGYSNLVDVRSPGEFARESIPGAVNIPLFSNEERALVGTTYKQEGQVAAQWLGMQIVSPKMEAIMQAIKQRGEEWGEPPTIFCWRGGMRSRAMATFATFSGLRVRRLQGGYRAYRQHVLETIEPYELQVPVFLLHGMTGVGKTELLKRLEENGHPVLDLERMAGHRGSVFGHIGKGKPANQKMFDARLFETLQRNRDASLFVMEAESKRIGNAILPPFLVDAKKQAIHIQVTAPLEMRVQRIYEEYVVPFSWRPDFAEKVELSYTSIARRIPTEQGALLRDALTNRDYRTAIALLLVHYYDPRYQNKQSEYVESLEHHVDAVDLEKAVQQIDAIIEKSLPIR, from the coding sequence TTGCATGAAATAACCGTTCAGGAATTGTTGGTCAAAGGATATTCGAATTTGGTAGACGTTCGTTCGCCGGGAGAGTTCGCCAGAGAATCGATTCCCGGGGCGGTAAACATCCCGTTATTTAGCAATGAGGAACGAGCGCTGGTAGGAACGACTTACAAGCAGGAAGGACAGGTCGCTGCTCAGTGGCTGGGTATGCAGATTGTTTCACCCAAAATGGAAGCGATCATGCAAGCTATCAAACAACGGGGAGAGGAATGGGGAGAGCCGCCTACGATCTTTTGCTGGCGAGGTGGAATGCGGAGCAGGGCTATGGCGACGTTCGCCACATTTTCGGGTCTGCGCGTTCGACGCTTGCAAGGCGGGTATCGAGCGTACCGTCAGCACGTACTGGAGACGATTGAACCATATGAACTGCAAGTCCCTGTCTTCTTGCTACACGGTATGACGGGCGTGGGGAAAACAGAACTACTCAAAAGATTAGAGGAGAACGGACACCCTGTTCTCGATCTGGAGCGAATGGCAGGACATCGTGGCTCGGTTTTCGGGCATATTGGGAAAGGCAAGCCGGCCAATCAGAAGATGTTTGATGCCCGTTTGTTTGAAACGCTGCAAAGGAATCGGGATGCTTCCCTCTTTGTGATGGAGGCGGAGAGCAAGCGGATTGGGAATGCTATTTTGCCGCCTTTCTTGGTCGATGCCAAGAAGCAGGCCATCCATATTCAAGTCACGGCACCACTAGAGATGCGCGTCCAACGAATTTACGAAGAGTATGTGGTCCCGTTTTCATGGCGTCCCGACTTTGCAGAAAAAGTGGAGCTTTCGTACACCTCGATCGCCAGGAGAATTCCTACGGAGCAAGGAGCTCTTTTGCGCGACGCTCTCACCAACAGGGATTACCGCACAGCTATCGCTTTGCTTTTAGTCCATTATTACGACCCTCGGTATCAAAACAAACAGAGTGAATACGTGGAGAGTCTAGAGCATCATGTGGACGCTGTCGATTTGGAAAAAGCGGTACAACAAATCGATGCCATAATTGAAAAAAGTCTGCCCATTCGGTAA
- a CDS encoding TetR/AcrR family transcriptional regulator, translating to MDHSDIEPSHGGRGEEQETRERILAAASQLMAKKGYKGATTRKISQLAGVNEVTIFRHFKNKEAILEELLKGILDIRQQLENHLHGEFSELKEILLRYARGYYTMLVERKEVLLICMIEADNHPEVIKLFSSVPMTAVEVLCNKLQEFQDQGHLPKGDACAAALMFVSTFFYAFMAKHRVNLNPEFQEEQLFEDATNILMHGITGITNSHR from the coding sequence ATGGACCATTCAGATATAGAACCGTCACACGGAGGGAGAGGTGAGGAGCAAGAGACACGCGAGCGCATTTTGGCAGCTGCCAGTCAGCTCATGGCCAAAAAAGGGTACAAGGGCGCGACGACCCGCAAGATCTCCCAACTCGCGGGAGTAAATGAGGTCACGATCTTTCGCCATTTTAAAAACAAGGAAGCCATTCTTGAGGAGCTATTAAAGGGAATCTTGGATATCCGCCAGCAACTGGAGAATCATCTGCATGGTGAGTTTTCCGAGCTGAAAGAAATCCTGCTGCGTTATGCGCGGGGGTATTACACTATGCTCGTGGAACGCAAGGAAGTACTCTTGATCTGTATGATCGAGGCAGACAATCACCCGGAAGTGATCAAGCTGTTCAGTAGCGTTCCGATGACGGCGGTCGAGGTGCTGTGTAACAAACTCCAGGAGTTCCAGGACCAAGGGCATTTGCCAAAGGGAGATGCATGTGCTGCAGCACTCATGTTTGTTTCGACATTTTTTTATGCGTTTATGGCAAAGCACCGCGTCAACCTCAATCCAGAGTTCCAGGAAGAACAGCTGTTTGAGGATGCTACTAACATCTTGATGCACGGAATTACGGGGATCACGAATTCACATCGCTAG
- a CDS encoding aminopeptidase: MLDSRLVKLAENLLSHSVRLEEKESLLIEVRGEGHALAKELVKQAYAKGAYPFVRIIDPTIQRELMMGASEERAAHLAKWEEPMFKDLDTYIVINGPANDSEMSDVPVERRRAHQKVMQDLNDYLTSNVRWTLLNYPTAAMAQSANMSTEAFEDFYFNVCSVDYKKMHEAFLPLKDLMDRTDKVRLVGKGTDLTFSIKDIPNVICSGLRNIPDGEIFTAPVRDSVNGKITYNTATSYMGTKFENVSLTFEHGKIVEAIANNTEKLNQIFDTDEGARYIGEFAIGVHPYILHPMNDILFDEKIAGSFHFTPGRAYDNADNGNRSQIHWDMVNIQRPEYGGGEIWFDDVLIRKDGLFVLPELQGLNTENLKG, from the coding sequence ATGTTGGATTCGCGATTGGTCAAACTGGCTGAAAATTTGTTGAGCCACTCGGTTCGCCTGGAAGAAAAGGAAAGTTTGCTGATTGAAGTTCGGGGAGAAGGTCATGCGCTTGCCAAAGAATTGGTGAAACAAGCGTACGCAAAAGGAGCTTATCCGTTTGTTCGAATCATCGACCCGACCATTCAGCGTGAACTGATGATGGGCGCCAGCGAAGAGCGTGCTGCCCATCTGGCGAAGTGGGAAGAGCCAATGTTCAAGGATCTGGATACGTACATTGTCATCAATGGACCGGCAAACGATAGCGAGATGTCAGATGTACCAGTTGAACGTCGCCGCGCGCATCAAAAGGTGATGCAGGACCTAAATGATTATCTGACCTCAAACGTGCGCTGGACACTCCTCAATTACCCGACTGCTGCCATGGCACAGAGCGCAAATATGTCGACGGAAGCGTTTGAAGATTTTTATTTCAACGTCTGCTCTGTTGATTACAAAAAGATGCACGAAGCATTCCTGCCGTTAAAGGATTTGATGGATCGCACGGACAAAGTACGCCTTGTTGGGAAAGGTACAGACCTGACTTTCTCCATCAAAGACATCCCGAACGTCATCTGCTCTGGATTGCGCAACATTCCGGATGGAGAGATCTTCACAGCACCTGTGCGTGATTCCGTGAACGGGAAGATTACGTACAATACAGCAACTAGCTATATGGGTACCAAGTTTGAAAATGTCAGCCTGACCTTCGAGCACGGCAAAATTGTCGAAGCGATTGCCAACAACACGGAAAAGCTAAACCAAATCTTTGATACTGACGAAGGAGCGCGCTACATCGGGGAATTTGCGATCGGCGTTCACCCGTACATTTTGCATCCCATGAACGATATTTTGTTCGATGAAAAAATTGCGGGTAGTTTCCACTTCACACCGGGCCGTGCCTATGACAACGCGGATAACGGTAACCGCAGCCAAATCCACTGGGACATGGTGAACATCCAGCGTCCAGAGTACGGCGGTGGAGAAATCTGGTTTGATGACGTGTTGATTCGTAAAGACGGTCTCTTCGTTTTGCCAGAGCTGCAAGGACTGAATACGGAAAATCTAAAGGGGTAA
- the selD gene encoding selenide, water dikinase SelD, producing MADRVKLTSLTTKGGCGCKISPDALSAVLKNLPAPAVRDPRLLVGVETSDDAGVFQLNDDLAIVQTLDFFTPIVDDPYWFGQIAAANAISDVFAMGGKPITVLNIVGFPISKLDPSILTDILRGAADKVAEAGAVLVGGHSIDDPEPKFGLAVTGTVHPSRVLTNAGAKPGDVLILTKPIGVGIQTTAIKRDALSVEQTELVMTVMATLNKYAAECMESFPVHACTDVTGFGLLGHTLEMAEGSQAGIRIYANDVPVLPGTRDLAEQGIIPGGSKSNFRWVADRVQFPEDMDELDRLILCDAVTSGGLLISVPAAEGTRLLEELHAQGIEWAKIIGEVVANHPGTIQVNSDKS from the coding sequence ATGGCAGATAGAGTAAAACTCACTTCCCTCACCACAAAAGGTGGGTGTGGGTGCAAAATCAGTCCGGACGCCTTGTCAGCAGTTCTGAAAAACTTGCCTGCCCCAGCAGTACGTGACCCACGTCTTTTGGTGGGCGTAGAAACATCGGATGACGCCGGTGTGTTTCAGCTGAATGATGACCTGGCCATTGTACAAACACTCGATTTCTTCACCCCAATCGTCGACGATCCGTATTGGTTCGGGCAAATTGCGGCAGCCAATGCCATCAGCGATGTCTTTGCCATGGGCGGCAAACCGATCACGGTACTGAACATCGTGGGTTTCCCCATTTCCAAGCTGGACCCGTCTATTTTGACCGATATTCTGCGTGGCGCTGCGGACAAGGTAGCGGAAGCAGGCGCCGTACTCGTCGGCGGGCATTCCATCGATGATCCCGAACCGAAATTCGGGTTAGCCGTTACGGGTACAGTACACCCCTCTCGCGTTTTGACCAATGCCGGAGCAAAACCAGGAGATGTGCTGATCCTGACCAAGCCGATCGGCGTCGGCATCCAGACGACCGCGATCAAGCGTGACGCCCTTTCTGTCGAGCAAACCGAGCTGGTGATGACCGTCATGGCGACGTTAAACAAATACGCAGCCGAATGCATGGAAAGCTTCCCGGTGCATGCGTGCACGGACGTCACCGGATTTGGTTTACTCGGACACACACTGGAAATGGCAGAAGGCAGCCAAGCTGGCATTCGAATCTACGCAAATGACGTTCCTGTTTTGCCTGGGACTCGCGACCTTGCAGAGCAAGGAATCATTCCCGGCGGAAGCAAATCAAACTTCCGCTGGGTAGCGGATCGCGTGCAATTCCCTGAGGACATGGATGAGCTCGATCGTCTGATCTTGTGTGATGCCGTGACCTCTGGAGGGCTCTTGATCAGCGTGCCCGCGGCAGAAGGAACCCGTCTTTTGGAAGAGCTGCACGCCCAAGGAATCGAGTGGGCAAAGATCATTGGTGAGGTCGTTGCAAACCACCCAGGGACTATTCAAGTAAATTCCGATAAATCGTAA